The nucleotide sequence GCTGCCGGCCACTGATGTCATCCGCTTCGGCGCCGACAAGCTGGCTGAAGCGGCGTTGAAATTTTATCAGAGAGGTGAGACGCACTCCACCTGCTGAAATAAAGCAACCGGCCGCCTGTGCTCAGCGGTTTTCCTGCTAAGGACTTTTACGCGGGGATGTCATGATAGAGTTGATGCGCTCGCTCCATATCGTGTCGGCAGGGCTGCTCATCGGCATTTATGGTCTGCTGGCTTGGCGCTGGAGAGCTCGGAATCAGGCAGCCTCCTTCACTTTTTGCCGCACCCTCGCGCAAATCAGCCGCTTGATCCTGCTGTGGGAATACCTGAATGGATTCATCCTGTTCAACATCTATCGGCTGCCGGTGTCTGACTGGCACCACGATGCCTCCCTGCTGCCGGTGGCGGTGTTATTGATCTTTCAGGTTCTGCCCGGGCTGTTCAGCTATGAGCCTGATGAGAAGGGGATGAGACAGATGTGGCTGGCCATGCTGATCACCGTGGGAATCATCGGCATGGCCGGTTGGTTTTGATAATCAGAAATTGCCGCGCAGCGTAGCTTTGTATTCCAGCTGCGGAACTTGAGTGAATTCGTTCTCCGCCAGCTGCGCCCTGACCCGTTTCAGCAGTTCGCGGCGGGTCAGATCCCCTTCTATGGATTCCAGCTCCCGGCAAAAGAAATAGGTAAAGGCGCCATGCCATTTCCCGTCCAACAGCGCATCTGCACTGGTCTGCGAATCACGGCAGGCGGCCCAGAGAATGTGGTTGGGGTGATTCGCCCTGACCAGCATCGCACGGAGCGTATCGGTTGGGCGTTGCTGCACTAGCTTGAAGGCCGCCAGCGACGGCGGCGGCAGGTAGCGCGGCTGCCGGGTCAGCAACAGGTCGATGGCCTTGAGCCCGGTCCCGCTGTGGCAGGTGTCTAGATACACCTCCAGGAGAACATTTTTCGGCAGCTGCACAAACAGATCATGCAATTCGTCGTCGGTGATGATGTGGCGGGGATCCCACTGATCCTTCTTCTGCGTCAGGTCGTATGGGCAGAAAGCCTCATCCGCCTTGTCGGGCTCATCGCCTCCGGCATCTGCGATCTGCGTGCCGTGGCTGGACAGAGTGAAAACCAGATAATCGTACCTGCCCTGTTTAGCGCCCTGCACCATGGAGGTCAACTGTTTCATGATTGCGGTCTTGGTCGCCTGACGATCGATGAGAACCGTAATATCCTGTTCGGCAAAACCAAAATAACGCCTCAGCACAGCCGACATCTCTTTGGCGTCGTTGACGCAGCCCCGCAATGCGGCGCCGGGATAATTCTTGAACTTGTTGATGCCGACACACAACGCTCTGCGCATTCCCATCTGCTTTTCTCCTTGAATGTTCGTCACCCCGTGTAACTGTGTTTCAGCCCATGCCCGGTTAAGGCGGTCACCAGCGTACGTCCGGGCGGCTGTCCGTTGAGAATCTGTACCGCTCCGGCAACCGCGACAGCGGCGGTGGGTTCGATATAAAAACCTTGCCGCGCCATGTCGCGCCGGCTTTTTTCGATCTCTTCTTCATTGATCGCGATCACTCTGCCCCGAGTTTGTCGCACAGCCGCTAAGATCTGGCTGCCGCGGACCGGCTTGGCAATGGCAATGCCCTCTGCCGCCGTATCCTCGGCCGCCACCGGCACCGGATGGAGCATACCCCGGCGAAAAGCCTCATACAACGGCGCGCACCGGGCTGTCTGCACAGCATGGATCTCCGGTAAACGGCTGATCAAACCCTGTTCCAACAATTCGCAAAATCCGATGAATGCACCTAATAACAGAGTTCCATTTCCTGCCGGCAGAACCACATCATCCGGCGCCCGGCGCTGTAGTTGTTCCCATACCTCATAGGCAAAAGTTTTAGTGCCGTGTAAAAAAAACGGATTCCAGCAATGGCTGGCATAGTAGATGGATTCCGCGGCCTGCCGCGCAGCCCGCGCGGTGGCCTCTCGGTCACCGCGAATGAGCCGGATTCCAGCGCCATAGGCGCGGATTTGCTCGATCTTTTGTGCAGAGGTGTTTTCCGGCACGAATATTTCGCAGGCCAGCCCTGCTCTGGCGCAATACGCGGCGATAGCGCATCCGGCGTTGCCGGATGAATCCTGCACCACCCGCTGGACAGCCCATTCCTTCACCTTACTGATCAAAACCGCAGCGCCCCGGTCCTTGAACGATCCGGTCGAAAAAAGCTGCTCCTGCTTGATCCACACCTGATGGCCGCCCAGGCGTACGGGCAGCAACGGCGTACACCCCTCGCCCAAACTGACGATCGATTCATCGTTCTGAATCGGCAAACACTCCCGATAACGCCACAGTTCCGGCTTTCTCCTCGCCAGGGCAGCCACATTCAGCCGCGGCGTAAAGGCGAGATCCAGCAGAGCCCCGCTCTCTCCGCACCAACGCGGCGTTTCGGCGTCGTAAACCCTGCCTGTTTCCACCTCCACCAGATGATAGGGTTGCAGTTTGACCATCTGTGTTGTTCACCGCTCACTGATGATAAAAATCTTTCCGGATAAAAAATCGCTCATCCACAATCGTCCGTTCGCATCCTCTTTAGCCTGATTGAGGCGGTAGACCACATCGCCGTACTGACCCGTCATGTAAAAAGAGCTGTTGTCGGTGTCAAAGGCGGTATCGCCGAAAGGATATTCGTAGGACAGGATGGTCTCGAACGTGTCTGTTTGCGGCGTATAGGCCAGTACCGTCAACTTTTGCGCCGAGTGCGCGGTGAGGATCAGCCGGCCCTTCCAGACAAAGAGCTGATCAACGCGGCCCGGCGCTGGAACAGCGATAGCGGCTGCTCCAGCTTTAACGCGTTGCAGCGAGTGATCCACATGGTTGATCACCCAGGCCGCCCCGTTTTCAACCGCCAGCTTCAGTGGACCCCGGCCGGCAGCCAGAGTTTGCACGCTGAAATCGTCCAGAGCGACTACACTGACCGAGTCGGAAAGAAAATTGGCTACGTAGAGGTGATTTGCACCAAAGGCCAGGTCTGCCGGACAGCGACCGACGAAAATCCGCGCCAGCACTTTTTTCTCCGCTGGATCGATGATCTGCAGTACTCCCGCCGCACTGTCACGCTCCGCAACCCTGGCGAGATACAAGCGATGCCTGAGTGCATCATACTGCAGCAGACGCTGAGTGGTCTCACGTTCCACTTGATCGCCCAACAGTATCCGCGTCGGAATATCGAACAGCCGCACGCCGTCCGGCAGGTTGCCGAGAAACTGTTCCTCTTTGCCCCAGGGATTCTGGGTGAAATGCACCACCCCGCTGCTGTCCAGCACCATCTTTTGCGCCTGGCGGGGAATTCGGCGGTCGTAAAAAGAAAAATCCCTGTGAACCGTCAAAATGCCGTTGGCCGCATCCCAAATGTAAACCGTGGGCCAATAGGACTGATGCGCGCCATAGGAAAGATATACGTCTCCCTCGGCGTTCGTGATCGCTTGAATCGGATACTCTTTGGGCAGGGTGTACTGGGAACGGACGCCCTGATCATCGAGCAGAGCCATGCGGTCTTCGTTGTTAAACACGAGAAAACTGGATCCCTTTTCCCATTCAATCAGATCCATGGGCAGCCAGCCGGTGAGGATTTTACCGGCTCTCTCTGTGTCCGGATGCAGCGTCATAAGAGCGGCGCCAAAGGAGCCGTTCACCGCAGTGGCGCCTTTGGGGATGTACAACAGGCCGTCCCTGGGATTATAGGCCAGGCCGGCCATGTGCGGAAGCAGGCCCTGATGGCTGATGCGTTTGTGCAGCCGGCGTTTCACCAGGTCAACCACTTCCACATCGCCCTGCGGCCAGCTGGCGACGAACAACCGCTGCCGCCGCAAATCCAGAGCAGTGGCATCGTTGCCGAAAGAAGGCAATGATACCTCGGCGAGCGGATTTTTAAAATCCACCACATGCAGACAGGCGGCGTTGTCATAGGGGACATAGACCTCTTCCCGGTTCGGATTGTACAGAATGCCTGACCCCTCGCGCAATTCAGGCATCGCCACAACAGCGTCCTGCCCGGTGACTATATCGATGCGTGCGGTCTGCACCACATTGCGGTTGCTCTTTTCAATGACCAGATACAGACGATGTCTTTGACTGTCATAACCCGCAAGATGCCAGCGTCCGCCCTTTTCCAGCGTTAAACGACGTTGTTGTAAAAGCCGACCGCGGTCGCAATCGAACAGATACAACACAGATTCCATGCCGTCTACGGCGACCACTTTTCTCAGCTGCGCATCCACCACCACTTTGCGCAAAGGCGGAGGCGGCGTGGCGTTGAGGTTGGCAAGGGCTTCTTCAGTTTGCAGCCAGGGCACATCGGTCAGTTTCTTTTTCTCCGCATGATAAAACGCCAGGTGTCGGCTCTCCCGTCCGGCTAGAAAGACATTGCCGCTGTGCGGATCCACGGCGATGCTCTCATACTGCCGGCTGGTGAGAATTTGGTCAGAGCGCCGCTCGTCCGGATGAATGATAAAAAAACACCGCCGGCCGATGAGACAGATCTCGCCGCTGCGCTCGTTCAGCGCCATGGCCTCTGCCTTGAGGTACTGCGGAACGCGGCCGGCCAAAGGGATGTTTTCCACCAGATGGGTTCGACTGTCGATGAGAGAAAGCGAACTGGTCAGAGTCTGAGCCAGGATGATGCGCTGGCGCAGCGTGTCACAGCGCACCAGCAGCGGACCGCCGGCATTGCAGGTGACTCCGGCCCCCGGCAGCAGATCGATGGTGTTGACCCGGTAGCCGGCAAACAGACCAGGCCCTACTGATAACATCAATAGTAAAAAAGGTTTCATTGTCATTCACTGCTCCTGGTTTCAGCAGTTTGTAATAACATGGCAACAGGGCGGCCGGAATTCACCTCGTGCCCATTTGATGTGGACCGTGCTGATGAGAGGAATCGAAAGGCGCTGTCTTTGGCTGGGTTCAATCCCATGGCTGGCTCGTCAGTAAACCCCGGGGGCGCCGGTACAGGCCGGCGCACCGCGCTGCGGCCGCTCGCTTCCTGCAAAAAGGAGCGTCGCGGCACAAGCCGGCCGGCCATCCATGATTTGTCCCAGCTGCTCACATCCACTCGATTTGAATGACGCCATAGTAGGACAAGGTCGGAACAGTCACAACCACTTGTCCCTTATGATAAGACGAAATCAGTGGAAAGGCTGTCTCCTGATCAGGAGTCCGATAGACCGCCAATGCCCTACGTCTGCCCGGCTCGGCCGGAAGCGCCACTTTCAGGTTCGTAACAGTCTTCAACCTTTTTAGCCCATCCTCGACGTCGAGCCGGACGTTTTTATTGACCAGATGCACGACCGTCCACACCCGGCGGTCCTGCTGTTTGCGCCACAGCGTATGGCGCAATCCGCTGGCTTGCATCGGATCCATGAGATGAGGGTCTCCGCCCAGAGCCTCGGCGATGCAATCGGTCAATGGTCCCTTAAGCTGAAACCGTTTGAAATGCAGCGCATCGTCGAGTTCAGCCAGCCGCTGGTAGGCGACGCTTTTCCCGCCGGCTTTGAGTTTTCGAACTGCGCGCAGGCCGTCATCCAGGTCGATGCCGCGATGCGGCAGCGCCTGATGCAGATCACTGAAATGGCGCCGATGTTTTCCCGGTTTGATGCGGTCGTTGAAAACTGCGGCATCCCGGGGCCGGCAGTATAAATCCCTCGTTGCGGTTTCGCCGATGCTGATCAATGTGCCGCCCTGCCCCACATAAGCTTTCAGCGCAGCGATCTGTCCATCGGAAAGAAAAA is from bacterium and encodes:
- a CDS encoding caspase family protein; amino-acid sequence: MGMRRALCVGINKFKNYPGAALRGCVNDAKEMSAVLRRYFGFAEQDITVLIDRQATKTAIMKQLTSMVQGAKQGRYDYLVFTLSSHGTQIADAGGDEPDKADEAFCPYDLTQKKDQWDPRHIITDDELHDLFVQLPKNVLLEVYLDTCHSGTGLKAIDLLLTRQPRYLPPPSLAAFKLVQQRPTDTLRAMLVRANHPNHILWAACRDSQTSADALLDGKWHGAFTYFFCRELESIEGDLTRRELLKRVRAQLAENEFTQVPQLEYKATLRGNF
- a CDS encoding pyridoxal-phosphate dependent enzyme; this translates as MVKLQPYHLVEVETGRVYDAETPRWCGESGALLDLAFTPRLNVAALARRKPELWRYRECLPIQNDESIVSLGEGCTPLLPVRLGGHQVWIKQEQLFSTGSFKDRGAAVLISKVKEWAVQRVVQDSSGNAGCAIAAYCARAGLACEIFVPENTSAQKIEQIRAYGAGIRLIRGDREATARAARQAAESIYYASHCWNPFFLHGTKTFAYEVWEQLQRRAPDDVVLPAGNGTLLLGAFIGFCELLEQGLISRLPEIHAVQTARCAPLYEAFRRGMLHPVPVAAEDTAAEGIAIAKPVRGSQILAAVRQTRGRVIAINEEEIEKSRRDMARQGFYIEPTAAVAVAGAVQILNGQPPGRTLVTALTGHGLKHSYTG